In the Eptesicus fuscus isolate TK198812 chromosome 12, DD_ASM_mEF_20220401, whole genome shotgun sequence genome, one interval contains:
- the ADCYAP1 gene encoding pituitary adenylate cyclase-activating polypeptide, with the protein MAMCSGTRLALLVYGIMMHSSVYCSPDTTGLPFPGIRSEDEAYDEDGNQLQNFYDLEPPRLERPASVHREAHALSHPGEIRDVAHAILHKAYRKVLDQLSRKKLLQKLVAKGVGTIQRNRTDGMVVSHGQSGIRSGSAKDDSDPLSKRHSDGIFTDSYSRYRKQMAVKKYLAAVLGKRYKQRVKNKGRRIAYL; encoded by the exons ATGGCCATGTGCAGCGGAACAAGGCTGGCCCTGCTGGTCTACGGGATAATGATGCACAGCAGCGTGTACTGCTCACCGGACACCACCGGACTCCCGTTTCCCGGGATCAG GTCGGAGGATGAGGCGTACGACGAGGACGGAAACCAGCTGCAAAACTTCTACGACTTGGAGCCGCCCCGCCTAGAGAGACCCGCCTCTGTGCACCGCGAAGCCCACGCGCTCAGCCACCCGGGGGAGATAAG AGACGTCGCCCACGCGATCCTTCACAAGGCCTACCGCAAAGTGCTGGACCAGCTGTCCCGCAAGAAATTGCTGCAGAAGCTCGTGGCCAAGGGCGTGGG GACAATTCAGCGCAACCGCACGGACGGGATGGTCGTATCGCATGGACAGAG TGGCATTCGGAGCGGCAGCGCCAAAGATGACTCGGATCCGCTCTCCAAGCGCCACTCAGACGGAATCTTCACGGACAGCTACAGCCGCTACAGGAAACAAATGGCTGTCAAGAAATACTTGGCTGCCGTCCTAGGGAAAAGGTATAAACAAAGAGTTAAAAACAAAGGACGCCGAATAGCGTATTTGTAG